The following proteins come from a genomic window of Rutidosis leptorrhynchoides isolate AG116_Rl617_1_P2 chromosome 10, CSIRO_AGI_Rlap_v1, whole genome shotgun sequence:
- the LOC139870664 gene encoding uncharacterized protein, which translates to MVASVEEAQPNWMEPITQYIRNNFLPNDKREALLVHERAPMYIIQNDILYRKSYYGPMMRCVGPIEAEMIVDEVHNGSCALHSGYKTIVAKIMRMGYFWPSLYRYVAKIVKRCKSCQRFGIMRELVSDNGAQIGKDPFKTWCTDLNIIHKFTSVAHPQANGLCEVTNRDIVSGIKKWLYEKRTSWVDELPNVLWVHRTTFKKSTGKTPFSLVYGSEAVIPAEILVPMYRIVNFDEETNSEALCENLNLIEERRLMAAIREANNK; encoded by the exons ATGGTCGCGTCGGTTGAGGAAGCACAACCAAACTGGATGGAACCAATTACTCAGTACATCCGCAATAATTTTCTGCCGAATGACAAACGCGAAGCTCTTTTAGTTCATGAGCGGGCACCAATGTACATCattcaaaatgatattttataCCGTAAGTCATATTACGGTCCAATGATGCGGTGTGTTGGCCCAATTGAAGCTGAAATGATAGTGGATGAAGTACACAATGGTTCCTGCGCATTGCATTCAGGTTATAAAACCATTGTGGCTAAAATTATGCGAATGGGTTATTTTTGGCCATCTTTATATCGATATGTTGCAAAGATTGTTAAGCGTTGCAAAAGTTGCCAAAG ATTTGGGATTATGCGAGAGTTGGTTAGCGATAATGGGGCTCAAATAGGGAAAGACCCGTTCAAAACATGGTGCACCGATTTAAATATAATCCATAAGTTTACGTCGGTGGCACATCCGCAAGCTAATGGCTTATGCGAAGTAACTAATCGTGACATTGTAAGCGGTATTAAAAAGTGGTTATATGAAAAACGTACTAGTTGGGTGGACGAGCTACCAAATGTATTATGGGTGCATCGCACTACTTTCAAGAAAAGTACAGGTAAAACACCCTTTAGTTTAGTATATGGCTCTGAAGCAGTAATACCCGCTGAAATTCTTGTGCCAATGTATAGAATTGTTAACTTTGATGAAGAAACAAATAGCGAAGCTCTATGTGAAAACTTGAATTTAATAGAAGAGCGAAGGTTAATGGCTGCTATCAGGGAGGCAAATAACAAATAG